GTTTGAATAATGAAGCCACACAATCGAAcaacgaaatattttgttgtgtCGCAACTGATAAAGATTTTTCTAATGTTCAATTAGCATATAATTCTGAGCGTTCCGCAGAGCGttctaaaaatgtaataaattcgTCTTTTGATCATTCTGAATCATTCAATTGTGCGACTCAATACAATAgtacaaataaacaaatagagaaatctgtttttttaaaaCCGGGCAAGTATTGGGCTAGATCTTTgtcaatattaaacaatataaacaatGGATCCGATTTAGACAAGTTAAGTATTGGAAAAGGGAAAAAATGGAGGCACAGCGTTAGAAATATATTGGATATGCAGAAACgaggtaattttttatattagataattataatactaaCATGTTAAagaatgtacatatgtatgcaTGCATATCGTAATGCaaacataaattacataaattattataagaaatcaTTTCTTATACATCGATATCGATAAAgctatatcttttttataaaaatgatttttattttacatgtaatttttcaGTTATTTTTGTAACAGACAATGCTTTCCATTTAGTGACACAAAcgtcattctatctttcttgaCATTAAATGTAACAAAGACAGAATGATACTTGTGTCGATTTGTGTCACTAAATAAAAGCACTCTGTGTACTTTTACTACATAGATAACATACGTACGTATACATACCTGAttatacatacttatatacatacgtatacataCTTATTAAGAATAATGCAATAGCACTAATAGCACGCTCCGCGAACCTACcctatataagtttatatattataagtaagattccgaatatttatattattttaggcTACAGTCCATTtgatgctacaaatgctttgaagcattTGTAATGTTAAGTGGACTGTAGccttaattttcttaaaaaacaactgtaggtaatttattaaacaatatttttatttagaggCAATAACCAATAACATCTtatgaacaaatataataagaagTGTCTTgtgatttgtatatttaatggTAATTATGAAGGAGAGGGGTTTTCTCACCAATTTGGCTGAAactttacaattttgtgtattttggtACGTAAAACATGAATctataagttaaaattgtcGCTCTCAAttaggaaaaaagttattaaatactAAAGTTGACGGTTGCGTGATTGGGATGTCtgtcatttattatactttatatttatagactTTAATATGCcaattattttctgctttaaaaaaagcataataactctatttctattatctAACCATTTATTCAATAGATATATTCTAGCATATTCAGTACAACATAACTGCATATTTtccaaagaaaataataatttatgttttttgttaaagcCGAGAATAGTTGGACCAACCATATTTAGTACAACAAAAACtgcatatttttcaaagaaaataataatgccataatatattgtaaatgattaaaaaagataatagaaatagTTATTATGCTTTTTTTACAGCAGAAAATGGCATATTAAAAAGTCtataaatacaaagtataataataaatgacagACATTCTAACCACGCAACTGTCAACTTTAGtacttaataactttttttctaattaagggcgacaattttaacttatacatttatgttttACGCACCAAAATACACACAATTGTGAAGTTTCAGCCAAATCGGTGAGGAAGCCCCTCTCTTTCATAATTAcccatttttataataatgagacTGAGTAAAAAAAGAGTTTTGATAGTTGTATTTATAGTTTTCAGTAAATGGATAGACTTTGTGGTATTTATAATCTGATAGTATTATACagtatatacaaggtgtaACAAAAAAGTTGTCCGCTATTTTAAGGATGAATAGTACAcatcaaaataatgaaaaaaattcctatCAATATAGATTCGCAAATGATTTCCTACTGAGTTATGGGCATTACAACTTTTGAGCTTAAATTCGGTTTATTAACGAACAGAATACATTTTAAGTTGTCAAAATacgtacaaaaattaaagaaaatgttcaAAATGGCATCTTTGCATGAACAATACATATTGTTCGATTCGGTACCAATGTGTACAGGATGGATGTGCAGAAATACGTAATATTCCTGGTATCTTTGAACATTTTAGGGCGAACATGAGAAATGAACAATTTATTGTCATGCAAGGATGCCACTTTGAacatctttaatttttgtacgtATTTTGACAACTTCGAACGTATTCTGTTCGTTAATAAACCGAATTTGAGCTCAAAAGTTGTAATGCCCATAACTTAATAGGAAATCATTTGCGAATctatattaataagaatttttttcataatttttatacgtacTATTTACTCTTAAAGTAGCggaaaacttttttgttacaaCCTGTATATACAACCTGTATATAGTGTGGTAGACCACTAGtaaaattgtaacaattattatGTGCAGGAATTTTCCAAAGTTGCTTGAAAAAAGGCAAAAATGATACGGATCTATCTAGTGATAGACTCAATGCGTCAAACGTATCACCATTTGACAGTAACAGCTGTAAAGAATTCAATGTAACGAATTATACTAGATTTTCTAAAAGAATCTCAGTGAGAGTTGTGCTTAATAATACAAGCATCAAGCGTGATATCAAAGATACTCCATTTCTTGAAGCATTTGGAATAACAACAGAAAAATCTCCGAACTTGAAACTATCATGTAAGTATTTTCACTCATATGTTGCTATATTCTATTCGTTTTACgacaatacatatttatatattacacggaatattatattaattgatataaataaaacgaatatTACAGATCAAGAGGAATCATTGATACATGATGATCGAATTATCAGTAGTTCCACAATTGCGAGAGACGTTGTTTTACAGAAATGTTCCCAAAACTGTTATATGTCTTTTGCGGATCGTTTCCCAGATTCGTATGTAAAtctttgtatatatttgtatagttattagttattaacactataatatatataaactgtattattaattgtttatattgacAGCTATTTAGAACATTGTTGCAAAATAGGCGAAGGTGTTTATGGAGAAGTTTTTCTTTACGAGTACGATGGTAAAAAatctgttataaaaattattcctaTAGAAAACGAACAGTTAGTCAATGGTGAGCAACAAAAGAAATTCAGTGAAATATTGTCAGAAATTATGATTGCAAAGTGAGTCAACTCATTATGTAAGTCAATTGCATGCAGacattattgataaaaatcacTAAAGAGGATGTTTGCAGAGAATTGGATGATCTGAAATTAAATGCTACATACAAAACTAATGGATTCGTagaagttaaaaatatcagctgtattaaaggaaaatatccAGAGAAACTCATAGAACTTTggaatatttatgataataacaAAACATCCGATAACGATTGTCCATCGATGTTTGgtgaaaatcaattatatattgctCTTGAACTCGGCCACGGTGGAGAAGATCTTGAAGCCTTCGTTTTCCAAACCGCGGAAGAGGCTTATGCTTTATTTTTACAGgtctgttatttataattgcggTAAGGTACAAATACACTTTTcgaaaattatgtttaattagtTATTCATCcattagtatttaaatttttattttttacagataGCATTAGCATTAGCAATTGCAGAAAAGGCACTTGAATTTGAACATAGAGACTTGCATTGGGGTAATGTATTGGTATCAAGAACAAAAGAaccatatatttattacaatcttGGCGGGAGAGAGGTCAAGTTTCCTAGCAAAGGTGTAAAGGTGTGTTCTACGCGAAAGACGTTTTAAATACTATTACAACTTTGATGTATaactttaatgaattttttttcaaggtaTCTATAATAGATTTTACACTATCGAGAATGCTATACCAAGGGTGCTGCATATATAATGATCTTGCACTAGATCCAGCTTTATTTACTGCTCATGGCGAATATCAATTTGAGATTTATCGTCTTATGCGTGACAAAATTCAGTAAGTTGCacatgttttattttgtatctttttttttataccgtatttttattatgtatgtagGAATAATTGGCGAAAATTTGAACCATATACGAATGTTCTGTGGTTACATTACATCTTGGATAAAATGATTACGGTAGTAAGATACAAAAGGAAGAACTTGAAAGTACATAAACACACtgttatcaaattaaaagactttaaagatacaattttaaacTACGACAGTGCATACGACTTTGTAATCAATTCTAATAGCGTTGTGTATTTGTGATGTAAACccatatgaaaaaatgataataaatcaaactacaaaattttttagatattctgtaatatttaacaaatataatgatacatataaataatataattgtcatATTATTACAACATTGAAGCCctaaaattgtaatatgtatgtacatgtactCCGTCCAACGTGATCCAACGAGAGATTGAGAGTAGATCAGACGAAAACTCGTCCGTCTCGCGCAGGTCTCTTCCCATGGACTCATGGAAAACCTAAAAAGTACCCCTCCACATTGCCGTACTGCTTGACATCTTGCCAGTGCGACTTCTACGGTAGAAGTTCTACCgtaaataaaagtgttttCCATTTACTGACACAATACTACgcttacgcgagcgttacttctgtagtaacttacgataattccttcgcgtaaacgggatttttcttcgcgtaaacgacattttgtagtaacttacgataatttactccgcgtaaacgagtgatatatcgtaagttactacagaagtaaataaagcccggtgtccacgatgcaagaactgtgtccaagtttcgatttaagccaatcaacttgcagctcttacagaaaagtagcagtttcattggcttaaaccgaaacttggacccagttcttgcatcgtggacaccgggcttaacGCTCCAcaatgctaggtctacaatgcgagtcgtaaagtcgtgagtcgtaagaattgaccaatcacagtcgattattctcctcaaattcgattgtgattggtcaattcttacgactcgcGACTTTACGattcgcattgtagacctctAGCataatgctaggtctacaattaatgcgagtcgcaaagtcgtggtcgtgagtcgcaagacgtgaccaatcacagtcgattattctcctcaaattcgattgtgcgTGGTCAcgtcttgcgactcacgactttgcgactcgcattgtagaccccgcATAACGCTCGCATACAGCTATATCCACAGAAATCTGCATAAGtccataaacataagcataagagaattgattggtccatatgcatgtgcataaggaaatagaccaatccgtttctttatgcatatggttatgcacctatgcaagtttgtgtgGATATCGCttaaggtcaatccagacaaacttgcatagcgcataaacataagcataagagatttgattggtccatatgcatgtgcatatggaccaatcaagtcttttatgcttatgtttatgggcTTATTCAAGTTTGTGTGGATATAGCTTTAAGCCTAGGTTACATTTATCGTAATGTTCACCGTAAGCTCGTCGTAACAGTcgtaaaggccattgcacgtaacaaagttttagttaaaataatcgtaaggccgtaagaaaatagaccaatcacagtcgattattctccttgagctcgaagaataatcgaatgtgattggtctattttcttacggccttacgattatgactaaaactttgttacgtgcaatggccttaacgCTCGTCGTAATCGCTATCGTAAGCTCATCGTATGAGTTGATTCAGCTTGAACTCTTTACAATTACAATGCTTGTCTGGCGTTACAACATAACCTAACCTGTCAGCTTTCTCGACGTgcgaagaaaaatgtgtttatagaTAAATTCACACATTTCTGCACAACGTATAAttcgtaagcataagaaaattgattggtctattgccttatgcacatgtgtatggaccaatcaattttcttatgcttacgcattatgcattgtgcagaagtgtgtgctccccgcttttagggtcaaagcacataacatggcgtagcgatatacgacggtcgtagtcCCTGACCTGACagatcaggatacgccaaagcttgtgcgttacttacgtccacgactacgactgtcatatgtgctttggcccttagggttgatttataatagccgtaaccgttgatttaagccgtaatctttaagaaattgaccaatcacagtcgaatgtgagaagaataatcgactgtgattggtcaatttcttaaagattacggcttaaatcaacggttacggctattataaatcaaCCCTTACCCTTATGCTAaaagactccatagacgcggaaacgccatgcggcagagtgcgttgaccaatcacaaattttgattttgccgcaggcgacttgcggcagccttctgattggtcaacgcactctaccgcacggcgtttccgcgtctatggagtctttAGCATTATAGAGCCTGGTTCTGGAACGCAGCCCAGAAGTCACGTATGCACTTATACATTTTAGTTAACTAGAGTGAATTTTGGAACGCAACCAGCAGAAGAAGACCGAAtgcgaataaaatataacctACAATGAAAGTATCTCAACCGTCTcaacttaatttttagaaGTCTATTATCGcgaattataaaagaaaaatggaatGCACTGAGGAAGATTGGTCTGTAGAATGTTCCGATGATGAGAAATATGAGGTGGATGAAAAGGTGAAATATCTAACTTATTTGACGTCAAGATTCagttaaatcattattatcttgtatataattttgaaaaagatttttatcatataatttattatacaatctcattgattatattttgacaatttgCTGATAAATATGTGTGTCTTAGCTTACATTTAAAACTTTACCATGACAAGTATCTTTATATTTGTCTGTTTGCATAGCATAAATGGAATATAAAGGCTGAAGACATAGTTTCATTGATTGAAGGTTTAGAAGTAAACAATTGTGTTCTGGAACTTGAATGGAAGTGTCCTGGCAGACGAGGACCTTCTCCTGTTCCTTCAAACAACCTACAACAAGAGCTCGAGTCTCCAGAATACAAGTCAgcatcgatttttttaattatccttattcaattttttatattgataatatttttacaggaCTGAAGAAAAGTCAGACTTTGAT
The Temnothorax longispinosus isolate EJ_2023e chromosome 7, Tlon_JGU_v1, whole genome shotgun sequence DNA segment above includes these coding regions:
- the Pa1 gene encoding PAXIP1-associated glutamate-rich protein 1, with the translated sequence MECTEEDWSVECSDDEKYEVDEKHKWNIKAEDIVSLIEGLEVNNCVLELEWKCPGRRGPSPVPSNNLQQELESPEYKTEEKSDFDFMDEMSSPRLPVRRIGESTPKGSAKKKIASFNGVISTMLRHRRLEQQEINSSPKKIESPRLKPHPT